atattgtttaaaaaaaaaaagatggcagCCTAACCTGGGGAGGTGAGCAAGAGGGTCCAAAGGGAGCCCTCATCTGCTTTAAAGCTGACCTCTGGGGTGGATGCTGCCTGAGTGACGAAGTAAAATACGTGTCAAGAAAAGGTATCAAGACAATGATAGCTGCAATAATCCATTGTTTTCACATACTTCCGTAGGTGTCAGGTGATTCCCATAATGCACTTGGCTACTGGTTTCCTGGCGATATCGGATCCGCAGTGAGACTCGAGGCAGGAAATATGCCATGGGGAAAAGATCTCTGAAGATCCCGTAGTGGTCTGCCAGTCTTTTGACATGAAAGCAACCACTGCTATTCTCCCACATTTCCTGCACTTGACCCACAGGTATCTTAACTGGGgacaaaaagagaaaaggatttttttttttttttaccaaagtcatactttttaaaaatttgtctAAAGCTTAATGCCATTTAAGTCTAGGGATAGGCAGAATAATTCATTAGAGTTCTGTCTGTTAGGAGCTCTGATTACAGTAAATCCCGGCATATTccggtgtttaaaaaaataaaataaaatccacatACACTACagatcaaaagttttagaacagcatgatttttttcagttatttttttaaattcaagtcgttcaagtccaatgaatagcttcaaatggtacaaaggtgAGTAGTGAAGTGTcagacgtttaaaaaaaatgtaaggttacccaaaaacTGAGAAATAATGTGTACAAAAAGGCCTCTTTCAGGGACCACAACCTGGGCCAACactttaaagctgttctgcagaaatggaggttgatcaagccttggcagttggtgcaactaattcctacaggtgttccaagttgtGGAGttcttactacctcctctgtcagTGTTCGGAAcgcgtgaacatcagttgaacagcactgtactggagaaagtaatttgttgctacaaaaatggtaaGAAAAAAgcgaattaacaatggaagagagacagaccatcttaacatttaaaaaagtaggtttttcctccagagaaattggagtgttcgaAAACTTTTGCCCGGTAGTGTATGTCGACTTTTAAAAAGATCTCTGTCCACATGAAAGCGCATTCACCTGCTGTCATATGCATTATGGACAATGATATCATCGCACATTATAACGCagctgttcatcaatatagtaaTATATTAGATGCACAATGCCGTGCACTTTATCTTTAAAGTGAGTGCTCGctggagcccaggaaacatgaCTGCTTTTTGAAACCAGCACCCATATGCCAAAAGCATCATTACTCCTGTTGTTAAGTAAGGTTTAAATACAGAGACAGAATGTCACACATTTCTGATGACACAACCTACTCATCCACACTAAAATGTAGcaaaagctttgtttttcagGACAAAAACCTCTGTTTACTTGTGGACGACAGGCCAAAACACACACTAATACGCGCTCTTGGCAATGGTGCAATGGTGAGTATAGCTTTAGATTATTTTCCTTTCCAAGAATTGTGTGCAACATCAGAGGTTTCATTACATCTGTTAGTGAACCTACATGTGCGCAAACGACAGGCCCTCTCCAGCTCCACATTCTTCCTGTTCTCCTTCATCACCAGTCTCCTCTCCCTCAACACTTTGGTTCTTGAAGATTGGCACCTATGTAGTCCAATGTCCACTCGCTCAGCACCTGCAAAACACAGCGAAAGAGAAGTGTTTAATCAATGAAGGCTTAGACACCTACAGTGGCTTCATCCACTCTATTCACCATGTTCAGGATCGGCCTTCTCCACATATGCTTGGTAGGTCTTCCACCAGACCGGCTCTTTCTTCGCCTCTTCAGCATGTCTGAAGTAGCGGTTGTAGCTGCGATATTTCTCCACTGTGTCAATGTTTTTAACATCAATGTCTTCATTTGGCATGGGACCCAATGGAGGAGTCCTTCGACAGAGGAATGCTGTTATGTGGAAACACAAGCAGATAGAACATCTACCAGGCAATtccaagtgaaaaaaaaatagtcattccTCAAAAGCATCATGCAGTACTTATCAAATCTAAACTAACTTACAAAGCTCATTCTTGATTTAAATGAATCCTACATTCACTTCATCAATTACCTACAAAATATAcacttatttattataatttgaAGGGGTTATCgctaaatgtacatttaattaAATCACAGGACCAAGCTCTTGTCCACGTGATTTGATTCCATGTAGCACTGTTACAAAACCAAGACTCTGAGCACGTGCGCTCTgttaggagagtccgtggggacgtccttaaaaatgcatttttttccatatgaTATCGGTTGATTACTTCTTCATCCTGAATTTCGTATAGGACTTATATTAACTGTTGGGTTAGGGTGCTTGGAAAGTTAAGTACacctttaagcctttcaaactcatgaatCTGAGCTTCAGGATAggataaaatgtatatatgatATTAATACATGTTAATATCTATCAGCAgacaaaatataattaaaatctgatgggtttttttttttacccggaATTACTACATGTCGCGTTTGCGTTGTTGTCCTATTTAAATATAGATGCgttgattgtaaatataaaagcaaataaaatatggataattttgatatctatccatccatcaattttctttgccgcttcaTTATAACAAAATCatggtaaaaatacattgaTTTTCTCAAATAAGGAGTGGATGATGGTCGATTTTATACATTCCTGTCTATATACATCGATGATAACAAGGTGAATTTATAGTGGTTAGTGTGGGGTGAAAACGGAAACAGCGTGAATGCTGCACTGCAGCGTGAGGCAtatgcatgaaatatatgacacttgattttcttccctggacttttgatgatcaaaaatgtaaatggctactgcgttgacttttaaaactgaTTTTCACAGCCTGAGTTATTATATcgtttgtagtacggttgtacttgccatgGTCCGTGGTTCGaccacagcttttgtcttgactcaatgttaaagcaatgggcaccaaaggcactattttccggtataaaatctgctctaacttctttggggtagagaagtgaatgaggtatcaaattaaagttcaagtcatgctttatcagatagATTTTATCACATACTTGATTTTACAATTTTCAACATGTTGTAACAATGCTACTCCATGCGAAAGTACTCCATGCGAAAGCTGTAACGCTACCAGCACTGAAGCTAAAGCACCGAAAAGCATACAAAtcacaaatgaacaaaatgtcATCACTGTACCTGTTGTGACAAAAGTCCTAAGATTGTTGACCCCTAAATCAAACCTATTTCGTATGACACTTGTATACACCGTGCGCAGCGCCATCTTGGATACAGCACACTTCTACGGTGGCCGAGGGGAACAAAGGTAATTCAAGTACACTCGTTTGTTTCAAAACTAGGGGATCGGGGATGGACGGTAAAAGTAAGCCTATAAAAGCAATAatgattataaaaataatattattattacgtaTAGGTAATTGACTAAATTCGTTTatcatataattaaaaataatacatatgagCTCTATATACCTCATTATTTAAAACTAAAATATGATGACTGTTATGTTTTCGTAATTGGTATTTTTCTGATTGTACGTTAAGGCAGCATTGTGACGTCATCGGGGAAGAGTCATCTGACTGCTCATCTGTCTAATACGCTTCGTGAATGTTCCTGTGAGGCCGTAATGATTCTTATCTTTGGTTTATGCTAAATACAAGATGGAATAATTTATATGTGAATTTATTATTCGCTTtcagattgtttttgttatgaagGGCCCAGGCTAACGCAAACATTAGCTGGTCATTCCAATTGGCTACGTAGATGTGGGTTAGCTCAAGTGTGCGTACCTCAGCATGAACTGCTCCCTGCTTTGTTGTCGTACCATCACGCATTTTATTCAGTGGGAGCTCCTGTTTTGCTGCACATTGTTTCCACCAAGTGCTACGAAGTGATATAGTCATTTCCTACAACACGAAGTACAGGTAATGTGATGCCGCAATGTTAACTATCTATATATGACACCGATTCTCAAATGGGGTACTAGAAAGCGGTGGACGATGCGATGCAAATGTTTGATATCGATCCAGTATCAAGTAAATTCAGAGCAAGtaccgatactttttacttgaatttttttcttgtagattATGAAACGATTTTGTGAGCGTTTGTAAATCACAGTcataatcaaacaaaaaaagatttttgggaaacaaaaaaagatttttacCAGCAAACTTATTTGCgaaaaatgtaacaatacatccatccatccatcttccatggcgcttatcctcactcgggtcgcggaagcatgctggagcctatcccagctgactttgggcgagaggcggggtacaccctgaagtGGTTGCcatccaatcacagggcacatatagatgaACAATCATTCACTCAACAATCGTTTAGAGTCGTCCTTGATATTGATACTATCATTTATttggatatatttttaaaggtatatgttttaaaaaataaatatcaattcCTAAATAATTTAAATAGCTATTTAGTAATAATTTGAATTGGAAATTATGATATATCCTCAGTGTTAGTTCATATGATTAAAGCTGTTCTGTATTTATTATCTGAAAGCCAGCCAGAGTGTTCCCAAACCAGGATGGTTTGACCCAACTTGACATGTGCCAGTTGTGAGCCGTGTGccgaaaatagacatttttatgtgcaTGTCAAGTACGCACATGACGGTCTTTCACCTGGTGGTCACGGAACGTAACTGTTGAGAAAAGTGGAGTTGTACTATAATCCCAAAAGGGGGTACTTTTAGGTGATCGTTATTTTTTAGTGCACAAATCTTTATTTGGAATTAAGTTGATTAATTATTTGTTAGTTATTTTGTAAATTAGTTTACATTTCCCAATTTTTCAAACAAGACTACTTCAGATGATCACTGTTTTGGACAGCAATACATCAGATAGTGATGCTACAGCACTGTTTTACAACCCAACCAACCTCTTGATTGTTATGTTCTCTTTTCAGAGATGGAGTCACAGAGTTCAAACCTGACCTGTGCCATATGTCTAGAGCGCTTTTGTATTCCCGTTAC
This sequence is a window from Dunckerocampus dactyliophorus isolate RoL2022-P2 chromosome 2, RoL_Ddac_1.1, whole genome shotgun sequence. Protein-coding genes within it:
- the mrpl38 gene encoding 39S ribosomal protein L38, mitochondrial; translation: MALRTVYTSVIRNRFDLGVNNLRTFVTTAFLCRRTPPLGPMPNEDIDVKNIDTVEKYRSYNRYFRHAEEAKKEPVWWKTYQAYVEKADPEHGAERVDIGLHRCQSSRTKVLRERRLVMKENRKNVELERACRLRTFKIPVGQVQEMWENSSGCFHVKRLADHYGIFRDLFPMAYFLPRVSLRIRYRQETSSQVHYGNHLTPTEAASTPEVSFKADEGSLWTLLLTSPDEHLLDNEAEYLHWLVGNIPGGAVQAGEELCHYLPPLPARGTGFHRYIYVLFKQEEAIHFQEDIRPSPCHSLADRTFKTVDFYRKHQDSMTPAGLAFFQCQWDESVTSTFHNTLNMREPVFEFIRPPVYHPPQVKYPHGQPLRYLDRYRDGQEDQTYGIY